In one Carassius auratus strain Wakin unplaced genomic scaffold, ASM336829v1 scaf_tig00023089, whole genome shotgun sequence genomic region, the following are encoded:
- the LOC113077659 gene encoding steroid 17-alpha-hydroxylase/17,20 lyase-like: MEKRIAGHFIPKNTIIIPNLYGAHHDLEVWDDPYSFKPERFLEGGGGSLRALIPFGGGARLCLGEAVAKMEMFLFTAYLLRDFQFLPASKEEPLPDLRGVASVVLKVKPYTAIAHPREQ, encoded by the exons atggaaaagcg TATTGCAGGCCATTTCATCCCCAAGAATACAATAATCATTCCTAATCTATATGGTGCCCACCATGATCTAGAGGTCTGGGATGATCCATACAGCTTCAAACCAG AACGCTTTTTGGAAGGTGGTGGAGGGTCCCTTCGTGCCCTGATTCCTTTTGGAGGAGGGGCCCGACTGTGTCTGGGAGAGGCAGTAGCCAAAATGGAGATGTTTCTCTTCACTGCCTATCTACTGCGAGACTTTCAGTTCCTGCCTGCCAGTAAAGAGGAGCCTCTGCCTGACCTGCGAGGCGTCGCCAGCGTGGTTCTTAAAGTCAAACCATACACAGCTATAGCACACCCAAGAGAACAGTAA